From Erinaceus europaeus chromosome 9, mEriEur2.1, whole genome shotgun sequence, one genomic window encodes:
- the TAGLN2 gene encoding transgelin-2 yields MANRGPSYGLSREVQQKIEKQYDVDLEQILIQWITTQCRKDVGRPQPGRENFQNWLKDGTVLCELINSLYPEGQAPVKKIQASTMAFRQMEQISQFLQAAEHYGINTTDIFQTVDLWEGKNMACVQRTLMNLGGLAVARDDGLFSGDPNWFPKKSKENPRNFSDNQLQEGKNVIGLQMGTNRGASQAGMTGYGMPRQIL; encoded by the exons ATGGCCAACCGAGGACCTTCCTATGGCCTGAGTCGAGAAGTGCAGCAGAAGATTGAGAAGCAGTACGATGTGGATCTGGAGCAGATCCTGATCCAGTGGATCACCACTCAGTGCCGTAAGGATGTGGGCCGGCCCCAGCCTGGGCGAGAGAACTTCCAGAACTGGCTCAAGGACGGCACG GTGCTCTGTGAGCTCATCAACTCACTGTACCCTGAGGGGCAGGCTCCTGTGAAGAAGATCCAGGCCTCCACCATGGCCTTCAGGCAGATGGAGCAGATCTCTCAGTTCCTACAGGCGGCCGAGCACTACGGCATCAACACCACTGATATCTTCCAGACTGTGGACCTCTGGGAAG gCAAGAACATGGCCTGCGTTCAGCGGACACTGATGAACCTAGGGGGGCTGGCAGTGGCCCGGGATGATGGGCTCTTCTCTGGGGACCCCAACTGGTTTCCTAA GAAATCCAAGGAGAACCCCCGGAACTTCTCTGATAACCAGCTACAGGAGGGCAAGAATGTGATCGGCTTACAGATGGGCACGAACCGCGGGGCATCTCAGGCTGGCATGACAGGCTATGGGATGCCACGTCAGATCCTCTGA